One Corallococcus exiguus DNA segment encodes these proteins:
- the dnaX gene encoding DNA polymerase III subunit gamma/tau: MSYLVLARKWRPQKFDDMTGQEHVVRTIGNAIKMDRVAHAYLFCGPRGVGKTTAARLLAKALNCEQGPTATPCGTCRACTEITAGTSVDVAEIDGASNNGVENVREIRENAKYLPQRDRHKIYIIDEVHMLSGAAFNALLKTLEEPPGHVKFIFATTEAHKLPDTILSRCQRHNFRRISAARMLQRLKEICQAEGAGISEQSLSLVVRQSEGGMRDALSLLDQILASCGPNPTDEAVAEAMGAIDRTVVQDFAEALVRKDAKRVLGRVDEVFNRGLDLKRLAEELALQLRHLFVTKSLGEAPAELAESEQKALLALAKEADTAQLSRLFDIVHGCIWDVSRAAQPRLALEMALLKAIQLSPAGSIPDLLARVERLSAGLGAEGAAKSTTGAPGGRPGPANFRV; encoded by the coding sequence ATGAGCTACCTCGTCCTCGCCCGCAAATGGCGCCCGCAGAAGTTCGATGACATGACCGGCCAGGAGCACGTGGTCCGGACCATCGGGAACGCCATCAAGATGGACCGGGTCGCGCACGCGTACCTGTTCTGCGGTCCTCGAGGGGTGGGCAAGACGACGGCCGCCCGCCTGCTCGCCAAGGCGCTCAACTGTGAGCAGGGCCCCACGGCGACCCCGTGCGGCACCTGCCGGGCGTGCACCGAAATCACCGCCGGCACCAGCGTGGACGTGGCGGAGATCGACGGTGCGTCCAACAACGGCGTCGAGAACGTGCGCGAGATTCGCGAGAACGCGAAGTACCTGCCGCAGCGCGACCGCCACAAGATCTACATCATCGACGAAGTCCACATGCTCTCCGGCGCGGCGTTCAACGCGCTCCTGAAGACGCTGGAGGAGCCGCCCGGTCACGTGAAGTTCATCTTCGCGACGACGGAGGCGCACAAGCTCCCGGACACCATCCTGTCGCGCTGCCAGCGCCACAACTTCCGGCGCATCTCCGCGGCGCGGATGCTCCAGCGGCTGAAGGAGATCTGCCAGGCGGAAGGCGCGGGCATCTCCGAGCAGTCGCTGTCCCTGGTGGTGCGCCAGTCCGAAGGCGGCATGCGCGACGCGCTGAGCCTGTTGGATCAGATTCTCGCGTCGTGCGGTCCCAACCCCACGGACGAGGCCGTCGCGGAGGCGATGGGCGCCATCGACCGCACGGTGGTGCAGGACTTCGCGGAGGCGCTGGTCCGCAAGGACGCGAAGCGCGTGCTGGGCCGAGTGGACGAGGTGTTCAACCGGGGCCTGGACCTGAAGCGGCTGGCGGAGGAGCTGGCGCTTCAGCTGCGGCATCTCTTCGTGACGAAGTCGCTGGGTGAGGCGCCCGCGGAGCTGGCGGAGTCCGAGCAGAAGGCGCTGTTGGCGCTGGCGAAGGAAGCGGACACGGCGCAGCTGTCGCGGCTGTTCGACATCGTGCACGGCTGCATCTGGGACGTGTCGCGAGCGGCGCAGCCCCGGCTGGCGCTGGAGATGGCGCTGCTCAAGGCCATCCAGCTGTCCCCGGCCGGTTCGATTCCCGACCTGCTGGCCCGCGTGGAGCGGCTGTCCGCGGGACTTGGCGCGGAAGGCGCCGCGAAGAGCACGACCGGGGCGCCAGGAGGTCGCCCCGGTCCCGCGAACTTTCGCGTCTGA
- a CDS encoding phytoene desaturase family protein: MPDVIVVGAGHNGLVAAAMLARRGLSVTVLEEKDQVGGACKTEYPFRTAPKLGVSTGAYLLGLMPPELLQELQLELPLKRRDPHYFLPTMDKRYLLFGSDERELERQFREFFSEADWNAHVAMNTELAALREDLAPAWLLPPVSLEETAERYVRPALRQHFIHLCRGTAREYLERFGYKSDFVKAMYAVTDAFSGLDGGYDTPGTGMNLLVHNLCRLPGSGGTWMIVEGGMGTVTQRIAALARKHGAQLRTNAKVASVRVDSGVVKGVVLENGEELSAKVVVSNADPFRTMKMMDSEALNKEYRSMVDGMSSPGTTLKVNLCLKSLPTFTCLPEDRGQFGPTIHLLPQEDDVLGALAHGYKEAKAGRLAEFPSIEWYVHTTVDPTLKDEEGHHNSALFVEWVPEKLEGTTWEKEEARYVKHLLSICDRFAPGTSDLVQEYFALTPPKIESHFGITRGHIHHVDNKRGFTDRLPYETPVQGLYFCSAGCHPAGSVIGAAGHNAANVVLQALGR, encoded by the coding sequence ATGCCAGACGTCATCGTGGTGGGTGCGGGCCACAACGGACTTGTCGCGGCGGCGATGCTCGCGCGCCGGGGCCTGTCGGTCACCGTGCTGGAAGAGAAGGACCAGGTGGGCGGTGCGTGCAAGACGGAATACCCGTTCCGCACGGCGCCGAAGCTGGGCGTCTCCACCGGCGCGTACCTCCTGGGGCTGATGCCGCCGGAGCTGCTGCAGGAGCTCCAGTTGGAGCTGCCCCTCAAGCGCCGCGACCCGCACTACTTCCTGCCCACCATGGACAAGCGCTACCTGCTCTTCGGCTCGGATGAGCGGGAGCTGGAGCGGCAGTTCCGCGAGTTCTTCTCCGAGGCGGACTGGAACGCCCACGTCGCCATGAACACGGAGCTGGCGGCGTTGCGCGAGGACCTGGCGCCCGCGTGGCTCCTGCCGCCCGTGTCGCTGGAGGAGACGGCGGAGCGCTACGTGCGCCCGGCCCTGCGCCAGCACTTCATCCATCTGTGCCGAGGCACGGCACGCGAGTACCTGGAGCGCTTCGGCTACAAGTCCGACTTCGTGAAGGCGATGTACGCCGTCACCGACGCGTTCTCCGGCCTGGACGGTGGCTACGACACGCCGGGCACGGGCATGAACCTGCTGGTGCACAACCTCTGCCGGCTGCCGGGCAGCGGAGGCACGTGGATGATTGTCGAAGGCGGCATGGGCACCGTCACTCAGCGCATCGCGGCGCTGGCGCGCAAGCACGGCGCCCAGCTGCGCACGAACGCGAAGGTGGCGTCAGTGCGCGTGGACAGCGGCGTGGTGAAGGGCGTGGTGCTGGAGAACGGCGAGGAACTGTCCGCGAAGGTCGTGGTCTCCAACGCGGACCCGTTCCGCACGATGAAGATGATGGACTCGGAGGCGCTGAACAAGGAGTACCGGAGCATGGTGGACGGGATGTCCTCGCCGGGCACCACGCTCAAGGTGAACCTATGCCTCAAGTCCCTGCCCACCTTCACCTGCCTGCCGGAGGACCGGGGCCAGTTCGGGCCCACCATCCACCTGCTGCCGCAGGAGGACGACGTGCTGGGGGCGCTCGCGCACGGCTACAAGGAGGCGAAGGCCGGACGGCTGGCGGAGTTCCCCTCCATCGAGTGGTACGTGCACACCACGGTGGACCCGACCCTGAAGGACGAGGAAGGGCACCACAACTCCGCCCTCTTCGTGGAGTGGGTGCCGGAGAAGCTGGAGGGCACCACCTGGGAGAAGGAGGAGGCGCGCTACGTGAAGCACCTCTTGTCCATCTGCGACCGCTTCGCGCCCGGCACCAGCGACCTGGTGCAGGAGTACTTCGCGCTCACGCCGCCGAAGATTGAGTCCCACTTCGGCATCACCCGCGGCCACATCCACCATGTGGACAACAAGCGCGGGTTCACCGACCGGCTGCCCTATGAGACGCCGGTGCAAGGGCTCTACTTCTGCAGCGCGGGCTGCCACCCGGCGGGAAGTGTCATCGGCGCGGCGGGCCACAACGCGGCCAACGTGGTGCTACAGGCGCTCGGACGCTGA